The proteins below come from a single Enterobacteriaceae endosymbiont of Donacia fulgens genomic window:
- the ptsG gene encoding PTS glucose transporter subunit IIBC, with the protein MFSNTFANMQKIGKSLMLPVSVLPIAGILLGIGSANFSWLPNIISNIMEKTGSSVFANMPLIFSIGISLGFTKNNGVSALASVVSYGILTKTIEVMIPILLHNNYTQEMVIQKHLANTGVLGGIIAGSIAAYMFNRFHNIKLVDYLGFFSGSRFIPIISGLTSIFVGLLLSFIWLPIGKIIQHFSYWAAYQNPVFAFGIYGIIERTLLPFGLHHIWNVPFQMEIGSFMNIFTKQVYHGDIARYIAGDPSAGKLAGGFLFKMYGLPGAAIAIWQTSKKENKKKIGSLMFSAALTSFFTGITEPIEFSFMYVAPLLYIIHIILSGLSFPICILLGMRNGTSFSHGLIDFIILSGNGSKIWLFPIVGLIYTFIYYYIFKIIIIKLDLQTPGREKIQNNIYKENDISLNYGKKLVEAFGGKNNITNLDACITRLRITVLNIKKVNEKELKLLGASAIIISGNGVQAIFGTKSDNLKTEMDNFIKKNNY; encoded by the coding sequence ATGTTTAGTAATACATTCGCTAATATGCAAAAAATAGGTAAATCTTTAATGTTACCAGTATCTGTCCTGCCTATAGCAGGAATATTATTGGGTATAGGATCAGCTAATTTTTCTTGGTTACCTAATATTATTTCTAATATTATGGAAAAAACAGGTAGTTCTGTTTTTGCTAATATGCCATTAATTTTTTCTATTGGAATTTCTTTAGGATTTACTAAAAATAATGGTGTATCTGCATTAGCATCTGTTGTTTCTTATGGTATTTTAACAAAAACTATTGAAGTTATGATTCCTATTTTATTACATAATAATTATACACAAGAAATGGTTATTCAAAAACATCTTGCAAACACAGGAGTATTAGGTGGAATTATTGCTGGTTCTATCGCTGCATATATGTTTAATCGTTTTCATAATATCAAATTAGTTGATTATCTTGGTTTTTTTTCTGGTAGTCGTTTTATTCCTATAATTTCAGGTTTAACATCAATTTTTGTTGGGTTATTATTATCTTTTATATGGCTTCCAATTGGAAAAATAATTCAACATTTTTCATATTGGGCTGCTTATCAAAACCCAGTTTTTGCATTTGGTATTTATGGAATAATAGAAAGAACTTTATTACCTTTTGGTTTACATCATATTTGGAATGTTCCATTTCAAATGGAGATAGGTTCATTTATGAATATATTTACTAAGCAAGTATATCATGGTGATATTGCAAGATATATTGCTGGAGATCCATCTGCAGGTAAATTAGCAGGAGGTTTTTTATTTAAAATGTATGGATTACCAGGAGCAGCTATTGCTATATGGCAAACATCAAAAAAAGAAAACAAAAAAAAAATTGGTAGTTTAATGTTTTCAGCAGCATTAACATCTTTTTTTACAGGAATTACTGAACCAATAGAATTTTCTTTTATGTATGTAGCACCATTATTATATATAATACATATTATTTTATCAGGATTATCTTTTCCTATTTGTATTTTATTAGGAATGAGAAATGGAACAAGTTTTTCTCATGGATTAATTGATTTTATTATTTTAAGTGGTAATGGTTCTAAAATATGGTTATTCCCAATCGTAGGTTTGATTTATACATTTATATATTATTATATATTTAAAATAATAATTATTAAATTAGATTTACAAACTCCTGGTCGTGAAAAAATACAAAATAATATATATAAAGAAAATGATATATCATTAAATTATGGAAAAAAATTAGTTGAAGCTTTTGGAGGTAAAAATAATATTACTAATTTAGATGCATGTATTACTAGATTACGTATAACTGTTCTTAATATCAAAAAAGTTAATGAAAAAGAATTAAAATTGTTAGGAGCTTCTGCTATTATTATTTCTGGTAATGGTGTACAAGCTATTTTTGGTACTAAATCAGATAATTTAAAAACAGAAATGGATAATTTTATAAAAAAAAATAACTATTAA
- a CDS encoding HIT domain-containing protein gives MNNKKNIFQQILSKKIITNIIYQDDLVTAFNDIKPQSPIHILIIPNIFIQTLNNINHKHELILGRMLLVASKIAKKKKIHKSGYRIVINCNVHGCQTIFYLHMHLLGGRQGVNIFF, from the coding sequence ATGAATAATAAAAAAAATATATTTCAACAAATTCTATCTAAAAAAATAATTACTAATATTATTTATCAAGATGATTTAGTAACAGCTTTTAATGATATAAAACCACAAAGTCCAATACATATTTTAATTATACCTAATATTTTTATACAAACACTTAATAATATTAATCATAAACATGAATTAATTCTAGGAAGAATGTTATTAGTGGCATCTAAAATAGCAAAAAAAAAAAAAATTCATAAATCTGGTTATAGAATTGTTATTAATTGTAATGTTCATGGATGTCAAACAATATTTTATTTACATATGCATTTATTAGGTGGTAGACAAGGTGTAAATATTTTCTTTTAG